Genomic DNA from Candidatus Sulfurimonas marisnigri:
AGAAAAAGAAACTTCGAGGGTGGTCAAATGCAACTTGCAAAAAGACTTCCTAAAATTGGATTTACTTCTCGCGTAGTAAAACCACACATTGTTAATGTAGAGAAAATCACTGCAGTTGCTGAGTTAGCTGAAATAACTATAGAATCAATCCGTAGTGTTCATAAACTTAGTGCTTCGGTAACTAAAGTTAAGTTAGTTGGTGCATCTGCTAAAGATTTAGCATCAAAAATTAAAGACGACAACATTACTACTACAGGTAAATAGTCGTGAATAAAAATCTAGTTAATAAGATACTTATTACTATCGGGTTTTTATTTATCTATCGTCTACTGGCATACGTGCCAGTGCCAGGCGT
This window encodes:
- the rplO gene encoding 50S ribosomal protein L15 translates to MGIENLTPAEGSTKNRKRVGRGHASGTGKTAGRGSKGQKSRSGYSRKRNFEGGQMQLAKRLPKIGFTSRVVKPHIVNVEKITAVAELAEITIESIRSVHKLSASVTKVKLVGASAKDLASKIKDDNITTTGK